From Leptotrichia wadei, one genomic window encodes:
- a CDS encoding YfcE family phosphodiesterase, whose translation MKVLICSDSHRRLDYFQQVMELENPEIVIFAGDHSTDAIDMSLVYRDVLFAIVKGNTDMDDYESRDTRIFDLMGKKVFLTHGHLYNVKRTLEELEKKAHLEKAEICVFGHTHKEYFAEKNGIIFVNPGALQDKKYMLYYGGKKFESKVLK comes from the coding sequence ATGAAAGTATTAATTTGTTCGGATAGTCACAGAAGACTTGATTATTTTCAGCAGGTGATGGAGCTGGAAAATCCAGAAATCGTAATTTTTGCAGGAGATCACAGCACCGATGCAATTGATATGTCATTAGTTTATAGGGATGTACTTTTTGCTATTGTAAAGGGGAATACTGATATGGATGATTATGAGTCCAGAGATACGAGAATATTTGACTTGATGGGGAAAAAGGTATTTCTTACACATGGACACTTGTATAATGTGAAACGGACACTTGAAGAACTAGAGAAAAAGGCACATTTGGAAAAGGCTGAAATTTGTGTTTTTGGACATACACACAAAGAATACTTTGCAGAAAAAAATGGTATAATATTTGTAAATCCTGGAGCATTGCAAGATAAGAAATATATGTTGTATTATGGTGGAAAAAAATTCGAGTCGAAAGTATTGAAATAA